The following are encoded together in the Synergistaceae bacterium genome:
- a CDS encoding STAS domain-containing protein, producing MSNKFSIKLSAMGALKFSLNGRLDSNTAQDFLNAVISNIGDKQNVSIILDCKGLVYVSSAGLRSMLNIKKKTGSPVILINVLPEVYNILEVTGFTEILDVAQIREDSISSEIKELDKIDGQLIGENGGVSIYRTNSDELLKLYPESVNLNDIENELNYTKIAFLSGVPTLISCYVVKFNNRYGLVYEMPNAKTAASMINFQPMNLNTYAKNMGFTLKQIHSCDIQEGILPKTSDLYLDYLKRVSAYYKPDEISKLAEIIRAIPEKKSFIYGNYHAGNVFIQNDEIILLNMSGVSVGNPLYDLAKSYMINVLESEIFAKTLMGFDVNRASIFSHVMLCAYFGSVNITEQERVIKMGASLCSALLPGMGKFSPEQIANFTAKARANIFTNFDEYIKILSSINF from the coding sequence ATGAGTAATAAATTTAGCATAAAACTTTCAGCAATGGGAGCATTAAAATTTTCACTCAATGGCAGACTTGACTCGAACACTGCGCAGGATTTCCTAAATGCCGTAATATCAAATATCGGCGATAAACAAAATGTCTCGATTATATTAGACTGTAAAGGACTCGTCTATGTTTCAAGCGCGGGGCTGCGTTCAATGCTCAATATCAAGAAAAAAACCGGCTCGCCCGTGATTTTGATAAACGTATTGCCGGAAGTATATAATATTCTCGAAGTAACGGGATTCACTGAAATTCTTGATGTCGCACAAATTAGGGAGGATTCTATATCGTCAGAAATTAAGGAACTTGACAAAATTGACGGTCAATTAATCGGCGAAAACGGCGGAGTCTCAATTTACAGGACAAATTCAGACGAGTTATTGAAATTATATCCTGAAAGCGTGAATCTCAATGATATAGAGAACGAGCTAAATTATACGAAAATTGCATTTCTAAGCGGAGTCCCGACTCTGATTTCATGTTATGTCGTGAAATTTAATAATAGATACGGGCTTGTTTACGAGATGCCGAACGCTAAGACAGCCGCCTCAATGATAAATTTTCAGCCTATGAATCTAAACACTTATGCGAAAAATATGGGATTCACTCTCAAGCAAATTCACTCGTGCGATATTCAAGAGGGTATTTTGCCGAAGACAAGCGATTTATATTTGGATTATCTCAAGCGGGTAAGTGCTTATTATAAACCTGATGAGATCTCAAAACTTGCTGAAATAATACGCGCCATTCCTGAAAAGAAATCTTTTATTTATGGGAATTATCACGCCGGGAATGTCTTTATTCAGAATGACGAGATAATATTATTAAACATGTCGGGCGTAAGTGTCGGCAACCCTTTATATGACCTCGCAAAAAGTTATATGATTAATGTTCTCGAGTCAGAAATTTTTGCGAAAACTTTAATGGGATTTGATGTTAATCGAGCCAGTATATTTTCACATGTCATGTTATGCGCTTATTTCGGTTCGGTAAATATCACGGAGCAGGAAAGAGTCATAAAAATGGGTGCTTCTCTGTGTTCGGCATTATTACCGGGAATGGGCAAATTTTCACCTGAACAAATAGCGAATTTTACAGCAAAGGCACGGGCAAATATTTTCACAAATTTTGATGAGTATATCAAGATTTTATCTAGCATAAATTTTTAA
- a CDS encoding transporter substrate-binding domain-containing protein produces MRKILLALLLVIVFASMSFSAPAKIGMLTPVGLDESGVKEWTEKIAKLEGKTEEFTNNNEIIFYENLTSMLMALQAGQIDRMALSSMPARYIAARNENLNYIDNHHNAIIGYSLAVPESKRAMLMGINLAIFDMKADGTLAKLMRKYIVELGKNDPEPVIMPVIHGEQTLKIAVTGDLPAMDCILADGTPAGFNTAFLAELSKRIKKNFELVSISTGARETALSSGKVDMLFWTRSVYNDKGERMPFPLDNFTGVAISEPYLLDSRAALELKK; encoded by the coding sequence ATGCGTAAAATTTTGTTAGCTTTATTGCTTGTAATAGTTTTTGCTAGTATGAGTTTCTCAGCTCCGGCAAAAATCGGAATGCTTACACCGGTCGGACTTGACGAGTCAGGCGTTAAAGAATGGACAGAAAAAATTGCGAAACTTGAGGGCAAGACTGAAGAATTCACAAATAATAACGAAATCATATTTTATGAAAATTTAACGTCTATGCTCATGGCTCTTCAGGCGGGACAAATTGACAGAATGGCTTTATCTTCAATGCCGGCACGTTATATCGCAGCCCGTAACGAAAATTTAAATTATATCGATAATCATCACAATGCGATAATAGGCTACTCTTTAGCAGTTCCCGAGTCTAAACGCGCTATGTTAATGGGAATAAATCTCGCAATTTTTGACATGAAAGCAGACGGGACTCTCGCAAAATTAATGCGTAAATATATAGTCGAGCTCGGCAAGAATGACCCAGAACCCGTTATTATGCCTGTTATTCACGGTGAGCAGACTCTGAAAATCGCAGTAACAGGAGATTTGCCCGCGATGGATTGTATATTAGCAGACGGGACTCCAGCAGGATTTAACACGGCTTTTCTCGCTGAATTAAGCAAACGAATCAAGAAAAATTTTGAACTAGTAAGTATCTCTACAGGAGCGCGCGAGACTGCATTATCTTCCGGAAAAGTCGACATGTTATTCTGGACTCGTTCAGTTTATAACGACAAAGGCGAGAGAATGCCCTTCCCTCTTGATAATTTCACAGGTGTAGCAATTTCTGAGCCTTATTTGCTTGATTCACGTGCTGCACTTGAGCTTAAAAAATAG
- a CDS encoding transporter substrate-binding domain-containing protein, whose translation MKKFLCALLILLLVSSTSFAAAKKQGRHDQKSVNAGVLTYLGTTESEFQESLDDLRKAVAPLIPTDEEKGEWASYDRLEGFLADLVKTRRVIKFFDSLMSMEMALRAHKIDELALPEVVGLYLVQNNDKYDILFSLNMMPSTISFGFKNGNTKLQKEFNSAISAMKKDGTLAKLESQYITDLAGSEPKAVKFQEFKGAQTIKVAVTGDLPPIDFIAANGTPTGYNTAILSEIGKRLKKNIRLISIDAGGRSAALASERADVVFWYRNTEGLNTNKVKGLQGKNINMKDSIQGVILSEPYYTWDTDIIIGRRTQ comes from the coding sequence ATGAAAAAATTTTTATGTGCATTATTAATATTATTATTAGTCAGCTCAACAAGTTTTGCGGCGGCCAAGAAACAAGGCAGGCACGATCAGAAATCCGTAAATGCAGGCGTATTAACTTATTTAGGCACGACCGAGTCAGAATTTCAGGAGAGTCTTGACGATTTGCGAAAAGCTGTAGCCCCGTTGATTCCCACTGATGAAGAAAAAGGAGAATGGGCAAGTTATGACCGTTTAGAAGGCTTTCTTGCTGATTTGGTGAAGACTCGCAGGGTTATCAAATTTTTTGACTCGTTAATGTCTATGGAGATGGCTTTACGTGCTCACAAGATTGACGAGCTTGCACTGCCTGAAGTTGTAGGATTATATCTCGTGCAAAATAATGACAAGTACGATATTTTATTCTCGCTTAACATGATGCCGTCAACTATTTCATTTGGATTCAAGAATGGAAATACTAAGCTGCAAAAAGAATTTAACTCGGCAATTTCAGCAATGAAGAAGGACGGGACATTAGCAAAACTTGAGAGTCAATATATTACAGACTTGGCCGGAAGTGAACCTAAAGCCGTAAAATTTCAGGAGTTCAAAGGCGCACAAACAATAAAAGTTGCTGTTACCGGAGATTTACCCCCTATAGATTTTATTGCGGCAAATGGGACTCCGACGGGATATAACACTGCGATTTTAAGCGAAATAGGAAAGCGGCTCAAGAAAAATATTAGACTCATTAGCATAGATGCAGGCGGGAGATCTGCGGCTTTAGCTTCAGAACGTGCTGATGTCGTTTTCTGGTATAGAAACACTGAAGGCTTGAATACTAATAAAGTTAAAGGCTTGCAGGGCAAAAATATCAACATGAAAGATTCTATTCAGGGTGTAATATTGTCAGAGCCATATTATACATGGGACACGGATATAATAATCGGAAGAAGAACGCAATAA